The sequence CCCGCTCCGTCGGCACCCCTAAACTATTCTCTTGTTATGGAGGAAACAATTTGCTCTGTCTGTTCTGTCCATCTTCTTATTATCATCCGTTTTTAATCATTGTACCATTAACCTTTTTATTATCAACTGTTACAAATTTGTTTCTTTTTTATATAAAAGTTTAGAGTATAAGTATACCATAAATCCAATAGAGGTGGTCTGCGCCACGGCAGACAAGAAGGAGATTAGGGCGGCGACGTTGCCTGGAGTGGATATGAGATGGCGGCGTCCGGGAGCTCACGGGCGAGGAGGCCGGTGATGGCAAGGGAGCTGGCATGGTGGCCCTAGGTAGGGAAGGGAAAGATCATGACGTACGTGTTTGGTTCTCGTGGTCGCCATGAACATGAATGAGATGAGGTGAGGCCACCGATCAAACTAAGGTAGCTATTATTCCAGGCCAGCGAGGAAGTTTCTCACCAATTTATCCATGGCGAGGGACGTAGATAATGGTGTGCCATGCTGCAAAAGCAAAAACACGGATAGATTACAAACGAAGCAGCCTCAACTCTTCCGTCTTCCTGCATTCACGATTGATCAATTATATCTCGCCCACTATTTAGCCTGACAACTGCTATGTTTTTTTTTCTTTAGGCTTCACCATGGATGACTGCTAGCAGTGGTGGATCTAGCATTGGTCGCGCGTACTAGGTACTATTATGATCTTTTTTTTCTTCTATTATTCTttttttcttcatcatcttcttccttcctctccttttcttctcttctccCTTTCTCTCCCTTCTTCCATCCTCCTCTTCCTCCCTCccccttcctcctcctcctctttctTCATCTCTCTTCCTCCTCTACTATCTTCTCCCTTCCTCCTATGTGCAAGCAGGCGCAGGGGCTGGAGCTCCTAGCCCCCTCTAGATCTGCCAACGACTGAGGGATAGAAGTGGTAATCCGTAATCCGATCCGTTAGGGTAAATTTAAtaatttaaaatagatatgtataaaatttaatgatgatcttttcttatgttatcaagcataTTATTACAAATAAGAATAAAATTTTGCATATTTTTTATGCATATTTGCTCATGTAACAAAAAAATATAAAAATTATCGAATTTGTTTCCAAATCCATATCGAATTTTAcatctattatttgagaaaatatagAATAAATTTaaggtttaccttttatgaatctttataagctcaatgctaaaaacaagaatacatatTTGTATAGCAGATTCTATATcatatttattcgcaatcaaagaaaaacgaAAAAAAAACTGATAACCGTTTTCATCCCTTGACTGCTAGCGCGCTCTTGTGTTCGCTTGACACCAAATGACGGCTGTCGTGTGTCCCTCTCCCTATAGCCCTTGCGGCTGCACTTGTGTCCCTAATCCCTACACACATGCTGTTAAGTTCCTGCCCGTGTTGCCACTTGTGTTTACATGTAATTTTCTTAATCTACCTTTAACATTTTTTCTGTGTTCCACTTGCTGCCACTTGATTAGCATAAGCTGTCTATTGAATATTGATTGGTTTTTTTTATTGTATTCACGTGGAAACAGTGAGCATCAAAGTAATGTCTTTCAAAATTTCATCTAGAAAATAGGATCCAGGTTACTAGAAACATAAGAAGAAGCAAAGAATTAAAATTTTAATTGAGTCTAAAAAGATCTATTAATAAATTTATTACAAAGAGTCACAAGTGTCATCTGTTAATTTGTTCGCAATTCAGAATTAAACAGGTATGTTATAATTTTGTAGAAAATAGGGTCTGTTTTGAAGTTTAGCACAGGGCCTTGGAATTTGCCGGCATGGCCCTGAATCGTTTAACTAATCAGGGCGATGGATAGACCATAGATTATATTGTTCACCAATCACCACTCAACAGACTAAGCTGGAACCTTGTCAAGGCCAAGCATATAAGCGTTAATACCACCACTACAAAAGTTGGCATCAATGGCTGACATGACCATAAGCCACTCTTATCAAGACCAAAAGCACTACTGCCACTGCAGCATTAGTCGAAACAGCAGCAGAAAGCATTCCCCAAATCTCAGTCTCTGCGAATGATATGCACATTCATCGTGCCATTCTTGGTATCAAGTGGCTCAAAGAGGCAGATATCTCCCAGCTGCAAACTGTTGTCGCCTGCAAACCGTGCCCACCCTTTGCAAAGCCTTTTGCATTTGCGTGGAGCTCCCGGAAGCTTAACGCGTAACAGCACTTCCCAGCTATTGCCATGGCACCGAAGAATCAACTCTCTGCTCTTGAATGGAAGATATAAATCAGAATAGTTGATGGAGAATTCCTGGTTACAGAGGGAAAAGGGTTTTCAGTGCTGGAAAATTGAAACAAATTGAAGTTTACCATCGAACTTCGCTTTCAAATCTCTTCAGTGCATCTAAACAACCTGCCCGTCAAACGACGTGCATTTGAAATGCAATATCAATCCGGGAAcaaacacacacaaaaaaaaacaTAACTCACCAGGGCTTGAGAGTGTCCAGAAATGTTTGTCTTCTTCAAGACACACACATAGATGGGGATTTCAGAACAAATGTCTCGGAGTCGCTCTTTCAGAATCTTCTTTTGTAATCTATCAAGCCTGGTGCCTTGTGGGAGCATGTAACTCGGAACAGGATGTGCTTCATCATCTTCTGAAGATGCCATGCCTCCTGTAACCAAAAAGAATAACGATGTCATGATCTTGTAGATGTACGTAGATGCCACTAGGTTTGACATTGTGACTCAACCTGATGAGTTGGACAGGGAGCTTGATGCATTCATAATGATCCTACTCCTGTCCATTTGCTTCCATGATTTCCTTTTAGTTTCTGGTGCTTTCATGGGAAGACGAGCATAGCTGCCTGAAAGGCCAATGGGTGCTTCTCTCTTAACTCCACCACTACTAGCATTTTCTGCGACAAAACTTGGTGGTACTTTCTCGCAACCACTAGGATCGAATATTAGAACCTTCATCCGAGACATCCCGTCGTACTTGAATACCAAGAAGTCCATCTTTTTCAAGTAATGGGCACTAACAAACGACTTCCACCCGGCGGATTGAAGCACTACTCTGCCCAGATCCTTTGCAACTTGGACATCAAAAGTATACCCACCAAGTGATTCAAGCGTAATACTTCCTTCTACCTTGTCTGCGAAATGTTTAGCAAATTTACCCGGTATGACCTGCCGCAACAAGATTAACGCGGAACAAAGTTCAGATGAGGCAAGGGAGCTGTATAAAATCGGCGTCGCTGTAATTGCAAATTTGGTTGATATAATCACAGTTAATTATCTTTAAACAAGATATGCACAACATCGTATAACGAAACACTAAAGTTGATTCCAGATGCAAAATAGCTAGCAACTAAAGAATCAAAGAGTTTCTACAACTTGATTAATTCATTTTCATTATTTAAAAAGCTGTTTGATATTACTGCTGCAAATATATCTTGTAAAATCAGTAAATATTTTTGACTCTGTCCCGTGGTGTGCAGAAGGATTGCCATAAAATAGCACTGCCATTATTTGTCTTGTAACTTGCAAGTGATGTTATTCCATTCATGGCTTACCAAAATAGATCTTTGATCAGTAGTATTAAGAACAACATGCTAATCATAAATTGGAAACACTACCACAGTCCACAGTATTGAATTAGTAACAAAAATCGCTTCACTTCTGAGAAGGTAAATGAACACATTTCAGTATTCCACATGCTGAATAGCCGGAAACACAGTGTGCGAGAAAATGGCTCACCAATCTTTTGTGGAAATCACCAACCAAAaccttgaagaagtgcttgccgcCATGGTCATCTGTGTGATCATTCCGGTGGTAATTCGCGTCCCTCTCCTTGCATCCCTTGgaaggttttctcatcttggtATCATATACCTGCACAAAAGTTTGCAACAGTATCCACTAGGGATGGAGAAGTAACTTCTTGAGTGAAAAGAaaggaaggaaattggacaggtcATAGGTAACAAAGAAAGGGTAAGGAGCAAAAAAAAATTTACCTCACTACAGGGTAATTCTGTATATCCTATTAACAATTTAGCGCTCCATTCTTTAAGGAAGTTAAATGCATTTTAGAGTACATCAACAATTAATCTCAGAGACACAGAGTGCACGAGATAAGAAAAAATGGAATTAACAAGGGGGGACTGGCAGCAGAAGAAACAGAAAGCACGAAACTCTAATGGTGTACTAGGTAAAAGGTATTTCTCGAGACTATCTAAAGGCAGAGAAATTTCCTCAAGACTATCTAAAGGAAACCAGTAGAAACCAAACGACAAGTAGAACTTACAGTGATTTTTGCTAAGTCCAAGCGCAGAAACGTTTCTACACGATAGGAGAAGATGATTACCTTGAGCCCGTTCCTCTTGTTCGGGAGAGACGGAAGATCGGGAGACGCCGAGAGCTTTTAATAcgttagggcatgtacagtgcaGCACCAAAACGCTCCTCCCGACACAAGAGAGTGTCTAGAGTGTCGATAAATGTAGTCTATTAATAAACATAAAAGTAAACGTGTTTATACAACATTAGATCCATTACCTGAATTCGGCTCTTTGTGGAATGCCAAATGTTTTATTAAAAGTTTTTTTTCGGTCAGTCGGCAAATAAACTTTTTGCTAAGTGCTAAACAAAAAACCCTTAGTAAAAGaaaatactcggcaaagaagtttctttgccgagtgtttttttcaacactaggcaaagacaatttaaaaatcgtaTTTTAaaacagtaaattaattcaaatggaaAAAattaactacaaatttgtataactcataatgatgcacaatttatattttgaacatttcttcatataacaaaacaaaagtaaatttgttcataaaacataTATCCCTtttgtagtttatgaaactataagagagatgtataagatttgtgCATATTATTAGAGCTATCATGTGGGATGAACAAATGGCCAAACAactaaaataaactttgtagatcttgagatgctatagaattattgtagt is a genomic window of Zea mays cultivar B73 chromosome 5, Zm-B73-REFERENCE-NAM-5.0, whole genome shotgun sequence containing:
- the LOC103626050 gene encoding putative B3 domain-containing protein Os03g0621600; protein product: MRKPSKGCKERDANYHRNDHTDDHGGKHFFKVLVGDFHKRLVIPGKFAKHFADKVEGSITLESLGGYTFDVQVAKDLGRVVLQSAGWKSFVSAHYLKKMDFLVFKYDGMSRMKVLIFDPSGCEKVPPSFVAENASSGGVKREAPIGLSGSYARLPMKAPETKRKSWKQMDRSRIIMNASSSLSNSSGGMASSEDDEAHPVPSYMLPQGTRLDRLQKKILKERLRDICSEIPIYVCVLKKTNISGHSQALEFSINYSDLYLPFKSRELILRCHGNSWEVLLRVKLPGAPRKCKRLCKGWARFAGDNSLQLGDICLFEPLDTKNGTMNVHIIRRD